A window of Longispora fulva contains these coding sequences:
- a CDS encoding L,D-transpeptidase, with translation MSSPLRTRRLWIVLAACCVLAALVGAVVRWGSAGPAPRAASSAPTTATVPTSAPPTTPAAVPPPAGLPVITYDPAPKGFPADPEPAGRTRTAEGLHPKSNLGVYDAPGGTPLAFLAPTILGVPVTVPIVARSAGWVAVLLPSANRTIAWTPPGDWDVTPLRDQIVVHKGSHTLEWYRDDALMRSWPVTLGAKATPTPLGRTFVLGRSSLVGDVYAGTDVFALGAIPDDPEAVPAGLRGAHIGIHTWYNDYTLGKDDTDGCVRLTKSGQQLLLKEIVPGTSVVVVD, from the coding sequence GTGAGCAGCCCCTTGCGTACCCGTCGGCTCTGGATCGTGCTGGCCGCCTGCTGCGTGCTCGCCGCGCTGGTGGGGGCCGTGGTCCGGTGGGGCTCCGCCGGGCCGGCCCCGCGCGCCGCCAGCTCCGCGCCGACCACGGCCACCGTGCCGACGAGTGCGCCGCCGACCACCCCCGCCGCCGTCCCGCCGCCCGCCGGCCTGCCGGTCATCACCTACGACCCGGCGCCGAAGGGATTCCCGGCCGACCCGGAACCCGCCGGCCGGACCCGGACCGCCGAGGGCCTGCACCCCAAATCCAACCTCGGCGTGTACGACGCCCCGGGCGGCACCCCCCTGGCGTTCCTCGCGCCCACCATCCTCGGCGTGCCGGTGACCGTGCCCATCGTGGCCCGCTCGGCCGGCTGGGTCGCGGTGCTGCTGCCGTCGGCGAACCGGACGATCGCCTGGACCCCGCCCGGCGACTGGGACGTGACCCCGCTGCGCGACCAGATCGTGGTGCACAAGGGCAGTCACACACTGGAGTGGTACCGCGACGACGCGCTGATGCGGTCCTGGCCCGTCACCCTGGGCGCCAAAGCCACCCCGACGCCACTCGGCCGCACCTTCGTCCTCGGCCGCTCCAGCCTGGTCGGCGACGTGTACGCCGGCACCGACGTGTTCGCCCTCGGCGCGATCCCCGACGACCCGGAGGCCGTGCCGGCCGGCCTGCGGGGCGCGCACATCGGCATCCACACCTGGTACAACGACTACACCCTGGGCAAGGACGACACCGACGGCTGCGTCCGGCTGACCAAGTCCGGCCAGCAGCTCCTGCTCAAGGAGATCGTCCCGGGCACGTCCGTGGTGGTCGTCGACTAG
- a CDS encoding SDR family NAD(P)-dependent oxidoreductase: MRRFDGRVAFVTGAAHGIGRAIAIRLAAEGAAVVVADLDGEAAGALARTLAEHGGGALATHCDVRDREAVRSAVAAAATRFGRLDVLVNNVGVAGEWDFEKAGDDEWAQQSDPTLGGAVRCVQEALPHLLRAPGGGSVVSIGSVNGLAAFGGEAYSAAKAGLVSLTQNLALRYGRRGRELLGTGPGWVRFNLVAPGTVRTRVWEGRPEELESFAKQYPLGRVGEPEDIAAAVAFLASADAAWITGVVLPVDGGITAGHPAFFYDLR, translated from the coding sequence ATGCGACGGTTCGACGGCCGGGTGGCGTTCGTGACCGGTGCCGCGCACGGGATCGGCCGGGCCATCGCGATCCGGCTGGCCGCCGAGGGCGCGGCCGTCGTCGTCGCCGACCTCGACGGTGAGGCCGCCGGGGCGCTGGCCCGCACCCTCGCCGAGCACGGCGGCGGGGCGCTCGCCACGCACTGCGACGTCCGCGACCGCGAGGCCGTCCGCTCGGCCGTCGCGGCGGCGGCCACCCGGTTCGGCCGGCTCGACGTGCTGGTCAACAACGTGGGCGTCGCGGGGGAGTGGGATTTCGAGAAGGCCGGCGACGACGAGTGGGCCCAGCAGTCCGATCCGACGCTGGGCGGGGCCGTGCGGTGCGTGCAGGAGGCGCTGCCGCACCTGCTGCGCGCGCCGGGCGGCGGCAGCGTAGTGTCGATCGGTTCGGTGAACGGGCTGGCGGCGTTCGGCGGCGAGGCGTACTCGGCGGCGAAGGCTGGCCTGGTCAGCCTCACCCAGAACCTGGCGCTGCGCTACGGCCGGCGCGGCAGGGAGCTCCTCGGCACCGGCCCGGGCTGGGTCCGGTTCAACCTGGTCGCCCCGGGCACGGTGCGCACCCGGGTGTGGGAGGGGCGGCCGGAGGAGTTGGAGAGCTTCGCGAAGCAATACCCGTTGGGGCGGGTCGGGGAGCCGGAGGACATCGCCGCGGCCGTGGCGTTTCTGGCCTCCGCGGACGCGGCCTGGATCACCGGGGTGGTGCTCCCGGTGGACGGCGGCATCACCGCAGGCCACCCGGCCTTCTTCTACGACCTCCGCTAG
- a CDS encoding metallophosphoesterase, with protein sequence MTRSTSPVYVVADVHGHRAELRAALRAAGLADAAGDWTGADARLWFLGDYVDRGPDGLGVIDDIRQLSARAGAAGGEVRALLGNHELQLLGAHRFGTAPVPGWDHPGGLLGTWLLWGGRQADLDGLTGAHLAWLRALPAVALVDDHLLLHSDTTRYLEFGRTVAEVNAAVARTMDTTDVGEWFEATRRICDRNAFQGADASRAVDALLGAFGGRAIVHGHSTLTSHFGVARGQVTGPVTYAGGRVTAVDGGAYDGGRILVVPLPVAGPIPRQRDSVLHRLWTRGGRTEHQPK encoded by the coding sequence ATGACAAGATCCACATCTCCGGTGTACGTCGTGGCCGACGTGCACGGCCACCGCGCCGAACTCCGGGCGGCCCTCCGCGCGGCCGGTCTCGCCGACGCCGCCGGGGACTGGACGGGCGCCGACGCCCGGCTGTGGTTCCTCGGCGACTACGTCGACCGGGGCCCCGACGGGCTCGGCGTGATCGACGACATCCGTCAGCTGTCCGCGCGGGCCGGGGCCGCAGGCGGCGAGGTGCGGGCGCTGCTGGGCAACCACGAGTTGCAACTCCTCGGCGCGCACCGGTTCGGCACGGCCCCGGTCCCCGGTTGGGACCACCCGGGCGGCCTGCTCGGCACGTGGCTGCTGTGGGGCGGCAGGCAGGCCGACCTCGACGGGCTGACCGGCGCGCACCTGGCCTGGCTGCGCGCCCTGCCGGCGGTGGCGCTCGTCGACGACCATCTGCTGCTGCACTCCGACACCACCCGCTACCTGGAGTTCGGCCGCACGGTCGCCGAGGTGAACGCCGCCGTGGCCCGGACGATGGACACCACCGACGTCGGCGAGTGGTTCGAGGCGACCCGGCGGATCTGCGACCGCAACGCGTTTCAGGGGGCGGATGCGTCCCGGGCGGTCGACGCTCTGCTCGGCGCGTTCGGCGGCCGGGCGATCGTGCACGGCCACAGCACCCTGACCTCGCACTTCGGCGTCGCCCGCGGCCAGGTCACCGGCCCGGTGACGTACGCGGGCGGCCGGGTGACGGCCGTGGACGGCGGCGCGTACGACGGCGGTCGGATCCTCGTTGTCCCGCTGCCCGTGGCCGGCCCGATCCCCCGGCAGCGCGACTCGGTCCTGCACCGGTTGTGGACGCGCGGCGGCCGCACCGAACACCAGCCGAAGTAG
- the ligD gene encoding non-homologous end-joining DNA ligase, with product MGDAVEIEVAGRTVRVSSPERVVYPERGFTKLDVVHYYQAVGEGIMRALHHRPTMLQRFPGGVGGEMFFQKRVPHKGVPDWIETTEITFPSGRTADELCPADLAHVLWAVQMNALVFHPWPVRGTDVDHPDELRIDLDPQPGTDFDDAVSVAGTVREILAELGWTGWPKTSGGRGVHIYVRMFPRWGFIEGRRAAIAIAREIERRRPDLVTTAWWKELRGVKVFVDYNQMARDRTIACAYSLRATARGTVSTPVTWDELTRVEPDDFDLATVAERFARIGDPHAGIDDAAVDLTPLLEWAERDEREGNGDLPYPPDYPKMPGEPKRVQPSRAKD from the coding sequence ATGGGTGATGCGGTCGAGATCGAGGTCGCCGGGCGGACCGTGCGGGTGTCGAGCCCCGAGCGGGTCGTCTACCCGGAACGCGGCTTCACCAAGCTCGACGTCGTGCACTACTACCAGGCGGTCGGCGAGGGCATCATGCGCGCGCTGCACCACCGACCGACGATGTTGCAGCGTTTCCCCGGCGGGGTCGGCGGCGAGATGTTCTTCCAGAAGCGGGTACCCCACAAAGGGGTGCCCGACTGGATCGAGACCACCGAGATCACGTTCCCGAGCGGGCGGACCGCCGACGAGCTCTGCCCGGCGGACCTGGCGCACGTGCTGTGGGCGGTACAGATGAACGCCCTGGTCTTTCACCCGTGGCCGGTGCGCGGGACGGACGTCGACCACCCCGACGAGCTCCGGATCGACCTGGACCCGCAGCCCGGCACCGACTTCGACGACGCGGTGTCCGTGGCCGGCACGGTCCGCGAGATCCTGGCCGAACTCGGCTGGACGGGCTGGCCGAAGACGTCCGGCGGGCGCGGCGTGCACATCTACGTGCGGATGTTCCCCCGGTGGGGTTTCATCGAGGGCCGCCGGGCCGCGATCGCCATCGCCCGGGAGATCGAGCGCCGCCGCCCGGACCTCGTCACCACCGCGTGGTGGAAGGAGTTGCGGGGCGTCAAGGTGTTCGTCGACTACAACCAGATGGCCCGGGACCGCACGATCGCCTGCGCCTACTCGCTGCGTGCCACGGCCCGTGGCACGGTGTCCACGCCGGTGACCTGGGACGAGCTGACCCGGGTCGAGCCGGACGACTTCGATCTGGCCACGGTCGCCGAGCGGTTCGCCCGGATCGGCGACCCGCACGCCGGTATCGACGACGCGGCGGTGGACCTGACCCCGTTGTTGGAGTGGGCCGAACGCGACGAGCGCGAGGGGAACGGGGATCTGCCGTACCCGCCGGACTATCCGAAGATGCCGGGCGAGCCCAAGCGGGTCCAGCCGAGCCGGGCAAAGGACTGA
- a CDS encoding NAD-dependent protein deacetylase → MEKLAELARLVEGGGVAVLSGAGLSTESGIPDYRGPKSVPRTPMTYQTFTGDPAARRRYWARSHLGWRTIARAAPNAGHHAVARLQEQGLLSGVVTQNVDGLHQAAGASDVVELHGNLDRVVCLTCGDALSREELESRLTQANPGFDAQVAALNPDGDVELPDERVAGFHIADCQTCHGGMLKPDVVFFGETVPADRVRTCFQLVENARLLLVLGSSLTVMSGRRFVLRASKLGIPVAIVNQGPTRGDSYAALTVDAPLGVALPELARLTGARRIAGTANTTPPR, encoded by the coding sequence GTGGAGAAACTGGCAGAGCTGGCCCGGCTGGTCGAGGGCGGCGGGGTCGCCGTGCTCAGCGGGGCCGGGCTGTCCACCGAATCGGGCATCCCCGACTACCGGGGGCCGAAGAGCGTCCCGCGCACCCCGATGACGTACCAGACGTTCACCGGCGACCCGGCCGCCCGCCGGCGGTACTGGGCCCGCAGCCACCTCGGATGGCGCACCATCGCCCGGGCAGCCCCCAACGCCGGCCACCACGCCGTCGCGCGCCTGCAGGAACAGGGCCTGCTGTCCGGCGTCGTCACCCAGAACGTGGACGGCCTGCACCAGGCCGCCGGGGCCAGCGACGTCGTCGAACTGCACGGCAACCTCGACCGGGTCGTGTGCCTGACCTGCGGCGACGCGCTGTCCCGCGAGGAGCTGGAGTCCCGGCTCACCCAGGCCAATCCGGGGTTCGACGCGCAGGTCGCTGCACTCAACCCGGACGGGGACGTCGAACTGCCCGACGAGCGCGTCGCCGGCTTCCACATCGCCGACTGCCAGACCTGCCACGGCGGGATGCTCAAGCCGGACGTGGTGTTCTTCGGCGAGACGGTGCCCGCCGACCGGGTGCGGACGTGCTTCCAGCTGGTCGAGAACGCCCGGCTGCTGCTGGTGCTCGGATCGTCGTTGACTGTGATGTCGGGGCGGCGGTTCGTGCTCCGGGCGTCAAAGCTCGGCATCCCGGTCGCGATCGTGAACCAGGGCCCGACCCGGGGCGACTCCTACGCGGCGCTCACGGTCGACGCGCCGCTGGGCGTGGCCCTACCGGAACTGGCCAGACTCACCGGCGCGCGGCGGATCGCGGGGACGGCGAACACAACCCCGCCACGCTGA
- a CDS encoding GntR family transcriptional regulator — protein MVLHRGVADALRQAIALGALPVGAPLPTEAELAAEHGVSRGTVRHALAILAAEGLISSRQGARHLVRGTERTQSLAELRSFAQWARRQGRQPSGEVISMARRPATVREAGLLQLDPGGEVLAVLRLRGLDGEPAMLERTSYAGWIADAVERIDPRADSVTDRLHHELGAVFAHAEHLIDAVAAGVRDAALLGVRRSSPLLRARRVSATPAGRPVECSDDRYRIGVVTFDIHTTSGVPVLARRAL, from the coding sequence ATGGTGCTGCACCGCGGCGTCGCCGACGCCCTCCGTCAGGCCATCGCGCTGGGCGCGCTCCCGGTCGGCGCCCCGCTGCCCACGGAGGCCGAGCTGGCCGCCGAGCACGGGGTCTCCCGGGGCACGGTCCGCCACGCCTTGGCCATCCTCGCCGCCGAGGGCCTGATCAGTTCCCGGCAGGGCGCCCGGCACCTCGTCCGGGGCACCGAGCGCACCCAGAGCCTCGCCGAGCTGCGTAGTTTCGCCCAGTGGGCCCGCCGCCAGGGCCGGCAACCCAGCGGCGAGGTGATCTCGATGGCCCGCCGGCCGGCCACGGTCCGCGAGGCCGGCCTGCTCCAGCTCGACCCGGGCGGGGAGGTGCTGGCCGTCCTGCGGCTGCGCGGCCTGGACGGCGAGCCGGCCATGCTCGAACGGACCAGTTACGCCGGTTGGATCGCCGACGCCGTCGAGCGGATCGACCCGCGCGCGGACTCCGTGACCGACCGGCTGCACCACGAGCTCGGCGCGGTGTTCGCGCACGCCGAGCACCTGATCGACGCGGTGGCCGCCGGGGTGCGCGACGCCGCCCTGCTCGGGGTCCGGCGCAGCAGCCCGTTGTTGCGCGCGCGCCGGGTGAGCGCGACGCCTGCGGGGCGGCCGGTGGAGTGCTCGGATGACCGGTACCGGATCGGGGTCGTGACCTTCGACATCCACACCACCTCGGGCGTCCCGGTGCTGGCCCGCCGTGCACTGTGA
- a CDS encoding alkaline phosphatase family protein, translating into MLPPLRKRWRFTLPLLLLTVLALLAPAELGTAQAAASNALSLNQSSYTPGQNLVATYSTTQVSSTNWIGIYQSTVTPGSSASLKWDWAPNASGTVTLSTSSLSPGSYKAYFLANNGYTPVTTPVFFTVVSASTTSTPTSMLCVGQGTYAAGQAVSASYATASPSSSNWVAVYPDTVTQPNTSYLSWAYAPNASGTVSVSTSGLAAGNYFLYYLANNGYTTLAKAARFSVAATAAGPNLIVNGDGECGNPSASGYDAVTLPGWQITGVPTVVGYDVGSGFPVASTPGPANRGNQFLSGGAVGDSTLTQTADVSAAGSQIDGGGVTYNLSGWLGGYAGETSSATVKLAFRNAAGTQLGTSQIGPVTASDRGSVTKLLQRATTGTVPAGTRSVGVTVQFSGVPSRNASNSYNDSYADNLSLTLSATVPAPALPAPVANAVPQFDHVFFVMLENRSYDQVIGQAPYLTGIGNANVKLGQSYGAVHPSDPNYMAVAGGSTYGHVDNPMPGAIGALTGKHLGDLTEAAGKQWRGYIEDMVAPCNLKNNGYFDPDNMPFLFFQDVANNPARCQEHLHPVSQLWTDLQSTATTPNFVWFEPNTCNTMHSCSTATGDDWFKNNLPKILNSPAWTQQRSLIIITFDEDDSASGQRVPTIVLGSQGTTKTGFTSGTHYTQYSMTRTIEGALGLPHITQNDQYATPLNDIWR; encoded by the coding sequence ATGCTTCCCCCGCTCCGGAAACGATGGCGTTTCACCCTGCCCCTGCTCCTCCTCACCGTGCTCGCGCTCCTCGCGCCCGCCGAGCTGGGCACCGCCCAGGCCGCCGCCAGCAACGCGCTGAGCCTCAACCAGAGCTCCTACACCCCCGGCCAGAACCTGGTGGCGACCTACTCCACCACCCAGGTGTCCTCGACCAACTGGATCGGGATCTACCAGAGCACCGTGACCCCGGGCAGCTCCGCGTCGCTCAAGTGGGACTGGGCGCCGAACGCCTCGGGCACGGTCACCCTGTCGACCAGCTCGCTGTCCCCCGGCAGCTACAAGGCGTACTTCCTGGCCAACAACGGCTACACCCCGGTGACCACCCCGGTGTTCTTCACCGTGGTGTCGGCGAGCACGACGTCCACGCCGACGAGCATGCTGTGCGTCGGCCAGGGCACCTACGCGGCCGGCCAGGCCGTCAGCGCCTCCTACGCGACCGCCTCCCCGTCGTCGAGCAACTGGGTGGCCGTCTACCCCGACACGGTCACCCAGCCGAACACCTCGTACCTGAGCTGGGCGTACGCGCCGAACGCCTCCGGCACGGTCTCCGTGTCGACCAGCGGCCTGGCCGCAGGCAACTACTTCCTCTACTACCTGGCGAACAACGGCTACACCACGCTGGCCAAGGCGGCCCGGTTCTCCGTCGCTGCCACGGCCGCAGGCCCGAACCTGATCGTCAACGGCGACGGCGAGTGCGGCAACCCGTCGGCCAGCGGGTACGACGCCGTGACCCTGCCCGGCTGGCAGATCACGGGCGTGCCGACCGTCGTCGGGTACGACGTGGGCAGCGGTTTCCCCGTCGCCTCCACCCCGGGCCCGGCCAACCGGGGCAACCAGTTCCTCTCCGGTGGCGCGGTCGGTGACTCGACCCTCACCCAGACCGCCGACGTGTCGGCCGCAGGCTCGCAGATCGACGGCGGCGGCGTGACCTACAACCTGTCGGGCTGGCTCGGCGGGTACGCGGGCGAGACCTCCTCGGCGACCGTCAAGCTGGCGTTCCGCAACGCCGCCGGCACCCAGCTGGGCACGTCCCAGATCGGCCCGGTCACCGCGTCCGACCGGGGCAGCGTGACCAAGTTGCTTCAGAGGGCCACCACCGGGACCGTCCCGGCCGGCACCCGCAGCGTCGGGGTCACGGTGCAGTTCTCCGGCGTCCCGTCGCGCAACGCCTCCAACAGCTACAACGACTCCTACGCCGACAACCTGTCGCTGACCCTGTCGGCCACGGTCCCCGCGCCGGCCCTGCCGGCCCCGGTGGCCAACGCCGTCCCGCAGTTCGACCACGTGTTCTTCGTGATGCTGGAGAACAGGTCCTACGACCAGGTGATCGGCCAGGCCCCGTACCTGACCGGGATCGGCAACGCGAACGTCAAGCTCGGCCAGTCCTACGGGGCCGTGCACCCCAGCGACCCGAACTACATGGCCGTGGCCGGCGGCAGCACCTACGGCCACGTCGACAACCCGATGCCCGGCGCGATCGGCGCGCTCACCGGCAAGCACCTCGGCGACCTGACCGAGGCGGCCGGCAAGCAGTGGCGCGGCTACATCGAGGACATGGTCGCGCCGTGCAACCTGAAGAACAACGGCTACTTCGACCCGGACAACATGCCGTTCCTGTTCTTCCAGGACGTCGCGAACAACCCGGCCCGCTGCCAGGAGCACCTGCACCCGGTCAGCCAGCTGTGGACGGACCTGCAGTCCACCGCGACCACGCCGAACTTCGTGTGGTTCGAGCCGAACACCTGCAACACGATGCACAGTTGCAGCACGGCGACCGGTGACGACTGGTTCAAGAACAACCTGCCGAAGATCCTGAACTCACCGGCATGGACCCAGCAGCGTTCGCTGATCATCATCACGTTCGACGAGGACGACAGCGCCAGCGGCCAGCGGGTGCCGACGATCGTGCTCGGCTCGCAGGGGACCACGAAGACCGGGTTCACCTCCGGGACGCACTACACGCAGTACAGCATGACGCGGACGATCGAGGGGGCGCTCGGTCTGCCGCACATCACGCAGAACGACCAGTACGCGACGCCCCTGAACGACATCTGGCGTTAG